Proteins from a genomic interval of Triplophysa dalaica isolate WHDGS20190420 chromosome 13, ASM1584641v1, whole genome shotgun sequence:
- the fndc1 gene encoding fibronectin type III domain-containing protein 1 isoform X2, translating into MSPARARALLGLLITLCFQSTLLSGSKPLSPRNVKLTSVGKGLKVTWDPPSELDGRPVDSYSIGYGKSMKSLRFVNADKERRSQILEDVEPGVLHFLKMSAENKDGMSKPVYRAETPGGGEWVKLDGFAVEAFNKSSPGRMVSITSSQINPRPPAQRAPQSSSGPEPPHQVGHLPLRLQNKHRVDLSQHQADQRNANKPKMASESVYVVSLQAPRAQGRSASLNTAGLSKKVNAEVVDEVEDITVRVLSPQSVLITWVDPLVEKRKDIPGGTRQYTVKYREKGESARWEYKDTPQRRLIIETLSSDSMYEFSIRIAQGNHEGKWSASVFQRTPESAPSGPPENFQVSPLRGKGTAIKATWDPPEQTNGRLREYILSYAPAMKPFGAKSVTYRGTTTSATIDGLMPGDRYIFKIRAVNRKGQGPQTKAFIVAMPASGATGTEVSTQTRGMDSHKTDQSTSMMSSHNESDNQESEEIEESDTQTTPNIPTEAPTTNRRRRPLSQTRSYHSIFSSVRGSVRNGGTNSMSNSHSNTKDREENTDDEERPTESPTDEEIRTNEATEDTQTTNNVKPQTEDLPDNTESIKRSNQSPGTETLLSKPSSNDSVNKKTEDQRSSWTPRTSSIVDISRLRRPNSRTHGSRSRTRNGDSSNSQHNSEYAATRKDITAVSYPEGKDNQISVTDRKTSVVSPQETRPESVQESASPPSTSSSSGSSSSSTSSLTPSSLPSSSGTKRTSSTSSRFTNSGTGSMYPNSRRVGTRVQRVQTEQHKTDSSTSSQSTLQAETRTDSGDATEDHKQYHTSQKKTEKDTSKDKQPTVHDPTKKPHSDTTKEEEKENDNDREEKQDSHVNSSHTSSRTNPSSNGRSSSSQLPSRNSRINSGSRRQDGRIPWSRTASSVGAGRPIIRGIPSHSSSSSSQDTSEKTKLSPTTIPSKQRVVPVSNKPSVLNRETVSTNIAKNSPQIGNDHEDQYLYERSKETFDRQNKDIVPTIVPKTTTTAVTKTQRPVQNFENESVDRGKNTTIPSSKSPPSLPQRVPVLGSNGRVRSAVVASRLKGSRLPSRLYPVQHKRVATKFASSPDIASSSTSQSSPAESPLILDRFTQGSSSRSSVGQVSVGESLPGNISPPSRNPVVGSRLRSVSKENTPGNGYKPSYGKGKNGRPNLTAANGKISSTSDESIKPNGVKHITGPDGTKWVVDLHKGVLMNENGQVLQDSRGRPRKVVLGEDGKTIFDDQGSPLVDQEGLALFGNGRHSRPVINPSDKYLTVGGKTVVGLDPPKPMTTTTTTTTTTTLEPTTTETVTETLEPTTLVAEPTCPPGLYSRLDWNGFPIMDGDGILNCYSEEELLLETTTIPFPTTQPPALETRPFNNTPTSEFDVAGKKRFTAPYVNYIRKDPGAPCSLTEALEYLQVDVLANLMEKDRQSTNQKQPPKNKPHNVTVVAMEGCHSFVILDWARPLKDDMVSGYMVHSASYDDVLNNKWSKGLSNGTHLPVENLKPNSRYYFKVQAKNIFGLGPFSETLTYVTESDDPLLIERPPGGEPIWIPFTFRYNPAHSSCKGSQFVKRTWYRKFVGVVLCNSLRYKIFMGDGLKETFYSIGDTFGHGEDHCQFVDSYLGGRTGPHNHSLHLPTAQGYYRSYRQEPVNFGAIGKRTPHPFVGWYECGVPIPGKW; encoded by the exons ATGTCTCCTGCACGAGCACGGGCTCTTCTCGGGCTCCTGATAACGCTCTGCTTCCAGAGCACACTACTGTCAG GTTCTAAGCCACTATCGCCACGAAATGTGAAGCTGACATCTGTGGGCAAGGGGTTGAAGGTCACGTGGGATCCACCAAGTGAGCTGGACGGGCGGCCGGTAGACAGCTACAGCATCGGCTACGGGAAGTCCATGAAGTCACTACGCTTTGTAAACGCAGACAAGGAAAGACGGTCCCAGATACTAGAGGATGTAG AGCCTGGAGTCCTGCATTTTCTCAAGATGAGTGCAGAGAATAAGGACGGGATGAGTAAACCTGTCTACAGGGCAGAGACTCCAGGAG GGGGAGAGTGGGTGAAACTGGATGGCTTTGCTGTCGAGGCTTTTAACAAATCTTCTCCAG GTAGGATGGTGTCTATAACTTCATCACAAATAAACCCACGGCCCCCAGCACAGAGAGCCCCCCAGTCATCATCAGGACCAGAACCCCCTCACCAAGTAGGTCACCTCCCTCTCAGgctccaaaacaaacacagagtggATCTCAGTCAGCACCAAGCCGACCAGCGTAACGCTAACAAGCCAAAAATGG CGTCTGAGTCCGTCTATGTGGTATCACTGCAGGCACCCAGAGCCCAGGGCAGGAGCGCATCTTTAAACACGGCAGGCTTGAGTAAAAAAGTAAACGCAG AGGTTGTGGATGAAGTAGAGGACATAACAGTTAGAGTTTTATCACCTCAGTCTGTCCTGATCACATGGGTTGACCCACTTGTTGAGAAGAGGAAGGATATTCCAGGGGGAACCAG GCAGTACACAGTAAAATACAGAGAGAAAGGAGAATCTGCACGATGGGAATACAAGGACACCCCGCAGAGGCGTCTCATCATTGAGACGCTCTCCTCGGACAGCATGTATGAGTTCTCCATTCGAATCGCACAAGGAAACCATGAGGGGAAGTGGAGTGCATCTGTGTTCCAGAGAACCCCTGAATCAG CTCCCTCTGGCCCTCCAGAAAATTTTCAGGTTAGCCCACTTAGAGGAAAAGGTACAGCTATCAAGGCAACATGGGATCCACCTGAGCAAACTAATGGACGACTAAGAG AGTACATCCTTTCCTATGCTCCGGCTATGAAACCGTTTGGCGCAAAGTCAGTTACATACCGTGGCACCACCACCTCTGCTACTATAGATGGACTCATGCCAGGTGACCGCTACATCTTCAAAATCCGTGCGGTAAATAGAAAGGGGCAAGGACCACAGACCAAAGCTTTTATTGTTGCAATGCCTGCAT CCGGTGCTACTGGAACAGAAGTCTCCACTCAGACAAGAGGAATGGACAGCCATAAGACTGACCAAAGCACTTCCATGATGTCATCACACAATGAATCAGACAATCAGGAGTCAGAAGAGATTGAAGAGTCAGATACTCAGACCACTCCAAACATTCCAACTGAGGCTCCAACCACAAATAGGCGAAGACGCCCTCTTTCCCAAACAAGGTCCTATCACAGCATCTTCTCATCTGTAAGGGGTTCCGTCAGAAACGGAGGGACTAATTCAATGTCAAACTCACACTCAAACACGAAGGACAGAGAGGAAAATACAGATGATGAAGAGAGACCAACTGAAAGTCCAACAGATGAGGAGATAAGAACAAATGAAGCTACCGAGGACACACAGACCACCAACAATGTTAAACCTCAAACAGAAGATTTACCTGACAATACAGAATCAATAAAAAGATCTAACCAATCACCTGGTACTGAAACTTTACTTTCAAAACCATCCTCAAATGACtcagttaataaaaaaacagaggaCCAACGCTCTTCTTGGACACCTCGCACATCATCAATCGTAGACATCAGCCGATTGAGAAGGCCTAATTCTCGCACCCATGGTTCTCGATCAAGGACACGGAATGGAGATTCTTCAAACTCACAACACAACTCAGAGTATGCAGCTACAAGAAAGGATATTACTGCAGTGTCCTACCCGGAAGGAAAGGACAACCAGATAAGTGTGACTGACAGGAAGACTTCAGTGGTCTCACCTCAAGAAACCAGGCCTGAATCAGTGCAAGAATCAGCATCTCCCCCATCCACCTCTTCTTCCTCAggatcatcatcttcatcaacTTCATCTTTGACTCCATCATCCCTACCTTCTTCTTCAGGTACAAAAAGGACTTCTTCCACATCAAGTCGATTCACAAATTCAGGAACTGGTTCAATGTACCCTAATAGCAGAAGAGTTGGAACCAGAGTTCAGAGAGTTCAAACAGAACAGCACAAAACCGACTCATCTACTTCTTCACAATCCACACTGCAAGCAGAAACAAGGACTGACAGTGGTGATGCAACAGAGGACCATAAGCAATATCATACCAGCCAaaagaagacagagaaagacacaTCAAAGGATAAACAGCCAACTGTTCATGACCCAACCAAAAAACCCCATTCCGATACAACCAAAGAAGAAGAGAAGGAAAATGATAATGACAGAGAAGAAAAACAGGATAGTCATGTGAATTCTTCTCACACTTCTTCAAGGACTAACCCCTCCTCAAACGGACGAAGTTCATCTTCTCAATTACCTAGCCGGAATTCTAGGATTAATTCAGGCAGTCGTAGACAAGATGGGAGAATACCATGGAGTAGGACCGCCTCATCTGTAGGTGCAGGAAGACCAATTATTCGTGGAATTCCTTCACATTCTAGTTCTTCAAGCTCTCAAGACACCAGTGAGAAAACCAAACTTTCCCCCACAACAATACCCTCAAAGCAAAGGGTTGTCCCTGTCTCAAATAAACCCAGTGTCCTTAACAGagaaacagtttcaacaaacaTTGCAAAAAATAGTCCCCAAATTGGCAATGATCATGAAGATCAATATCTATATGAGCGGAGCAAAGAGACCTTtgacaggcaaaacaaagacattgtCCCAACTATAGTACCTAAAACTACTACAACAGCTGTAACTAAAACTCAAAGACCTGTCCAGAACTTTGAGAATGAAAGTGTGGATAGGGGGAAAAATACCACTATCCCCAGTTCAAAGTCACCTCCCTCACTTCCCCAAAGAGTACCTGTTTTGGGATCTAATGGAAGGGTACGCTCAGCTGTGGTAGCAAGTCGGCTAAAAGGGTCACGGCTCCCTAGTAGGTTGTACCCGGTTCAACACAAAAGAGTGGCCACAAAATTTGCTTCCTCGCCTGATATTGCATCTTCTTCAACATCCCAAAGCAGTCCAGCAGAATCACCACTTATTTTAGACAGGTTCACTCAAGGTTCATCTTCTCGCTCCTCCGTTGGGCAGGTATCTGTTGGTGAAAGCTTACCTGGGAATATATCACCTCCATCTCGAAATCCAGTGGTGGGGTCAAGGCTGCGATCAGTTTCAAAAGAAAACACTCCAGGCAATGGCTACAAACCCAGTTATGGAAAAG GCAAAAATGGCCGGCCAAACCTGACAGCCGCAAATGGCAAAATATCCTCAACGTCTGATGAAAGCATTAAACCAAATGGAGTCAAACATATCACAGGTCCTGATGGAACGAAATGG GTAGTAGATCTGCACAAGggtgttttaatgaatgaaaatggACAGGTGCTTCAGGATTCAAGAGGAAGACCCAGAAAAGTTGTCCTTGGAGAGGATGGCAAAACTATCTTTG ATGACCAAGGCAGCCCACTGGTAGACCAGGAAGGGCTAGCATTATTTGGAAATGGAAGGCACAGTCGACCTGTGATTAATCCCAGCGACAAGTACCTTACCGTGGGAGGAAAGACAGTAGTGGGCCTAGACCCACCTAAACCCATGACTACAACCACTACAACCACTACAACAACCACACTAGAacccacaacaacagaaacTGTAACAGAAACTTTGGAGCCAACAACATTGGTTGCTGAGCCTACGTGTCCACCTGGACTGTACTCCCGACTGGATTGGAACGGTTTCCCAATAATGGATGGTGATGGAATACTAAACTGCTATTCTGAAG AGGAACTTTTACTGGAGACCACAACAATCCCATTCCCCACAACGCAGCCCCCCGCTCTTGAGACAAGGCCATTTAACAACACCCCTACCTCCGAGTTTGATGTTGCTGGCAAGAAACGTTTCACAG CTCCATATGTAAACTACATACGTAAGGACCCTGGAGCTCCCTGTTCCCTGACCGAGGCTCTGGAATATCTACAAGTGGATGTTTTGGCGAACTTGATGGAGAAAGATCGACAGTCAACCAATCAAAAGCAGCCACCCAAGAACAAACCCCATAATGTCACTGTGGTAGCTATGGAGGGCTGTCACTCCTTTGTCATCCTAGACTGGGCACGGCCACTGAAAGATGACATGGTATCAG GCTACATGGTGCACAGTGCATCCTATGACGACGTCCTCAATAACAAGTGGTCAAAAGGGCTCTCAAACGGAACACACCTTCCAGTGGAAAACCTCAAGCCCAACTCCAG GTATTACTTCAAAGTTCAAGCAAAAAACATCTTTGGCCTGGGGCCTTTCAGTGAAACTTTAACATATGTCACAGAGTCAG ATGACCCCCTTCTCATAGAAAGACCCCCAG GTGGGGAACCTATCTGGATCCCGTTTACATTCAGGTATAACCCCGCCCACAGTTCTTGTAAAGGAAGTCAGTTTGTCAAGCGCACATGGTACAGGAAGTTTGTAGGTGTCGTTCTATGCAACTCCCTGCGTTATAAGATCTTCATGGGAGATGGACTGAAAG AAACATTCTACAGCATCGGTGATACATTTGGCCATGGAGAGGACCACTGCCAATTTGTGGACTCTTATTTAGGGGGGAGGACAGGACCACACAACCACTCTCTCCACCTACCCACAGCTCAAG GTTATTATCGTTCATATAGACAAGAGCCAGTGAATTTTGGGGCCATTGGCAAGCGCACACCACATCCTTTCGTTGGCTGGTATGAGTGTGGAGTCCCGATCCCAGGAAAGTGGTAA
- the fndc1 gene encoding fibronectin type III domain-containing protein 1 isoform X3 → MSPARARALLGLLITLCFQSTLLSGSKPLSPRNVKLTSVGKGLKVTWDPPSELDGRPVDSYSIGYGKSMKSLRFVNADKERRSQILEDVGGEWVKLDGFAVEAFNKSSPGRMVSITSSQINPRPPAQRAPQSSSGPEPPHQVGHLPLRLQNKHRVDLSQHQADQRNANKPKMASESVYVVSLQAPRAQGRSASLNTAGLSKKVNAEPEVVDEVEDITVRVLSPQSVLITWVDPLVEKRKDIPGGTRQYTVKYREKGESARWEYKDTPQRRLIIETLSSDSMYEFSIRIAQGNHEGKWSASVFQRTPESAPSGPPENFQVSPLRGKGTAIKATWDPPEQTNGRLREYILSYAPAMKPFGAKSVTYRGTTTSATIDGLMPGDRYIFKIRAVNRKGQGPQTKAFIVAMPASGATGTEVSTQTRGMDSHKTDQSTSMMSSHNESDNQESEEIEESDTQTTPNIPTEAPTTNRRRRPLSQTRSYHSIFSSVRGSVRNGGTNSMSNSHSNTKDREENTDDEERPTESPTDEEIRTNEATEDTQTTNNVKPQTEDLPDNTESIKRSNQSPGTETLLSKPSSNDSVNKKTEDQRSSWTPRTSSIVDISRLRRPNSRTHGSRSRTRNGDSSNSQHNSEYAATRKDITAVSYPEGKDNQISVTDRKTSVVSPQETRPESVQESASPPSTSSSSGSSSSSTSSLTPSSLPSSSGTKRTSSTSSRFTNSGTGSMYPNSRRVGTRVQRVQTEQHKTDSSTSSQSTLQAETRTDSGDATEDHKQYHTSQKKTEKDTSKDKQPTVHDPTKKPHSDTTKEEEKENDNDREEKQDSHVNSSHTSSRTNPSSNGRSSSSQLPSRNSRINSGSRRQDGRIPWSRTASSVGAGRPIIRGIPSHSSSSSSQDTSEKTKLSPTTIPSKQRVVPVSNKPSVLNRETVSTNIAKNSPQIGNDHEDQYLYERSKETFDRQNKDIVPTIVPKTTTTAVTKTQRPVQNFENESVDRGKNTTIPSSKSPPSLPQRVPVLGSNGRVRSAVVASRLKGSRLPSRLYPVQHKRVATKFASSPDIASSSTSQSSPAESPLILDRFTQGSSSRSSVGQVSVGESLPGNISPPSRNPVVGSRLRSVSKENTPGNGYKPSYGKGKNGRPNLTAANGKISSTSDESIKPNGVKHITGPDGTKWVVDLHKGVLMNENGQVLQDSRGRPRKVVLGEDGKTIFDDQGSPLVDQEGLALFGNGRHSRPVINPSDKYLTVGGKTVVGLDPPKPMTTTTTTTTTTTLEPTTTETVTETLEPTTLVAEPTCPPGLYSRLDWNGFPIMDGDGILNCYSEEELLLETTTIPFPTTQPPALETRPFNNTPTSEFDVAGKKRFTAPYVNYIRKDPGAPCSLTEALEYLQVDVLANLMEKDRQSTNQKQPPKNKPHNVTVVAMEGCHSFVILDWARPLKDDMVSGYMVHSASYDDVLNNKWSKGLSNGTHLPVENLKPNSRYYFKVQAKNIFGLGPFSETLTYVTESDDPLLIERPPGGEPIWIPFTFRYNPAHSSCKGSQFVKRTWYRKFVGVVLCNSLRYKIFMGDGLKETFYSIGDTFGHGEDHCQFVDSYLGGRTGPHNHSLHLPTAQGYYRSYRQEPVNFGAIGKRTPHPFVGWYECGVPIPGKW, encoded by the exons ATGTCTCCTGCACGAGCACGGGCTCTTCTCGGGCTCCTGATAACGCTCTGCTTCCAGAGCACACTACTGTCAG GTTCTAAGCCACTATCGCCACGAAATGTGAAGCTGACATCTGTGGGCAAGGGGTTGAAGGTCACGTGGGATCCACCAAGTGAGCTGGACGGGCGGCCGGTAGACAGCTACAGCATCGGCTACGGGAAGTCCATGAAGTCACTACGCTTTGTAAACGCAGACAAGGAAAGACGGTCCCAGATACTAGAGGATGTAG GGGGAGAGTGGGTGAAACTGGATGGCTTTGCTGTCGAGGCTTTTAACAAATCTTCTCCAG GTAGGATGGTGTCTATAACTTCATCACAAATAAACCCACGGCCCCCAGCACAGAGAGCCCCCCAGTCATCATCAGGACCAGAACCCCCTCACCAAGTAGGTCACCTCCCTCTCAGgctccaaaacaaacacagagtggATCTCAGTCAGCACCAAGCCGACCAGCGTAACGCTAACAAGCCAAAAATGG CGTCTGAGTCCGTCTATGTGGTATCACTGCAGGCACCCAGAGCCCAGGGCAGGAGCGCATCTTTAAACACGGCAGGCTTGAGTAAAAAAGTAAACGCAG AACCAGAGGTTGTGGATGAAGTAGAGGACATAACAGTTAGAGTTTTATCACCTCAGTCTGTCCTGATCACATGGGTTGACCCACTTGTTGAGAAGAGGAAGGATATTCCAGGGGGAACCAG GCAGTACACAGTAAAATACAGAGAGAAAGGAGAATCTGCACGATGGGAATACAAGGACACCCCGCAGAGGCGTCTCATCATTGAGACGCTCTCCTCGGACAGCATGTATGAGTTCTCCATTCGAATCGCACAAGGAAACCATGAGGGGAAGTGGAGTGCATCTGTGTTCCAGAGAACCCCTGAATCAG CTCCCTCTGGCCCTCCAGAAAATTTTCAGGTTAGCCCACTTAGAGGAAAAGGTACAGCTATCAAGGCAACATGGGATCCACCTGAGCAAACTAATGGACGACTAAGAG AGTACATCCTTTCCTATGCTCCGGCTATGAAACCGTTTGGCGCAAAGTCAGTTACATACCGTGGCACCACCACCTCTGCTACTATAGATGGACTCATGCCAGGTGACCGCTACATCTTCAAAATCCGTGCGGTAAATAGAAAGGGGCAAGGACCACAGACCAAAGCTTTTATTGTTGCAATGCCTGCAT CCGGTGCTACTGGAACAGAAGTCTCCACTCAGACAAGAGGAATGGACAGCCATAAGACTGACCAAAGCACTTCCATGATGTCATCACACAATGAATCAGACAATCAGGAGTCAGAAGAGATTGAAGAGTCAGATACTCAGACCACTCCAAACATTCCAACTGAGGCTCCAACCACAAATAGGCGAAGACGCCCTCTTTCCCAAACAAGGTCCTATCACAGCATCTTCTCATCTGTAAGGGGTTCCGTCAGAAACGGAGGGACTAATTCAATGTCAAACTCACACTCAAACACGAAGGACAGAGAGGAAAATACAGATGATGAAGAGAGACCAACTGAAAGTCCAACAGATGAGGAGATAAGAACAAATGAAGCTACCGAGGACACACAGACCACCAACAATGTTAAACCTCAAACAGAAGATTTACCTGACAATACAGAATCAATAAAAAGATCTAACCAATCACCTGGTACTGAAACTTTACTTTCAAAACCATCCTCAAATGACtcagttaataaaaaaacagaggaCCAACGCTCTTCTTGGACACCTCGCACATCATCAATCGTAGACATCAGCCGATTGAGAAGGCCTAATTCTCGCACCCATGGTTCTCGATCAAGGACACGGAATGGAGATTCTTCAAACTCACAACACAACTCAGAGTATGCAGCTACAAGAAAGGATATTACTGCAGTGTCCTACCCGGAAGGAAAGGACAACCAGATAAGTGTGACTGACAGGAAGACTTCAGTGGTCTCACCTCAAGAAACCAGGCCTGAATCAGTGCAAGAATCAGCATCTCCCCCATCCACCTCTTCTTCCTCAggatcatcatcttcatcaacTTCATCTTTGACTCCATCATCCCTACCTTCTTCTTCAGGTACAAAAAGGACTTCTTCCACATCAAGTCGATTCACAAATTCAGGAACTGGTTCAATGTACCCTAATAGCAGAAGAGTTGGAACCAGAGTTCAGAGAGTTCAAACAGAACAGCACAAAACCGACTCATCTACTTCTTCACAATCCACACTGCAAGCAGAAACAAGGACTGACAGTGGTGATGCAACAGAGGACCATAAGCAATATCATACCAGCCAaaagaagacagagaaagacacaTCAAAGGATAAACAGCCAACTGTTCATGACCCAACCAAAAAACCCCATTCCGATACAACCAAAGAAGAAGAGAAGGAAAATGATAATGACAGAGAAGAAAAACAGGATAGTCATGTGAATTCTTCTCACACTTCTTCAAGGACTAACCCCTCCTCAAACGGACGAAGTTCATCTTCTCAATTACCTAGCCGGAATTCTAGGATTAATTCAGGCAGTCGTAGACAAGATGGGAGAATACCATGGAGTAGGACCGCCTCATCTGTAGGTGCAGGAAGACCAATTATTCGTGGAATTCCTTCACATTCTAGTTCTTCAAGCTCTCAAGACACCAGTGAGAAAACCAAACTTTCCCCCACAACAATACCCTCAAAGCAAAGGGTTGTCCCTGTCTCAAATAAACCCAGTGTCCTTAACAGagaaacagtttcaacaaacaTTGCAAAAAATAGTCCCCAAATTGGCAATGATCATGAAGATCAATATCTATATGAGCGGAGCAAAGAGACCTTtgacaggcaaaacaaagacattgtCCCAACTATAGTACCTAAAACTACTACAACAGCTGTAACTAAAACTCAAAGACCTGTCCAGAACTTTGAGAATGAAAGTGTGGATAGGGGGAAAAATACCACTATCCCCAGTTCAAAGTCACCTCCCTCACTTCCCCAAAGAGTACCTGTTTTGGGATCTAATGGAAGGGTACGCTCAGCTGTGGTAGCAAGTCGGCTAAAAGGGTCACGGCTCCCTAGTAGGTTGTACCCGGTTCAACACAAAAGAGTGGCCACAAAATTTGCTTCCTCGCCTGATATTGCATCTTCTTCAACATCCCAAAGCAGTCCAGCAGAATCACCACTTATTTTAGACAGGTTCACTCAAGGTTCATCTTCTCGCTCCTCCGTTGGGCAGGTATCTGTTGGTGAAAGCTTACCTGGGAATATATCACCTCCATCTCGAAATCCAGTGGTGGGGTCAAGGCTGCGATCAGTTTCAAAAGAAAACACTCCAGGCAATGGCTACAAACCCAGTTATGGAAAAG GCAAAAATGGCCGGCCAAACCTGACAGCCGCAAATGGCAAAATATCCTCAACGTCTGATGAAAGCATTAAACCAAATGGAGTCAAACATATCACAGGTCCTGATGGAACGAAATGG GTAGTAGATCTGCACAAGggtgttttaatgaatgaaaatggACAGGTGCTTCAGGATTCAAGAGGAAGACCCAGAAAAGTTGTCCTTGGAGAGGATGGCAAAACTATCTTTG ATGACCAAGGCAGCCCACTGGTAGACCAGGAAGGGCTAGCATTATTTGGAAATGGAAGGCACAGTCGACCTGTGATTAATCCCAGCGACAAGTACCTTACCGTGGGAGGAAAGACAGTAGTGGGCCTAGACCCACCTAAACCCATGACTACAACCACTACAACCACTACAACAACCACACTAGAacccacaacaacagaaacTGTAACAGAAACTTTGGAGCCAACAACATTGGTTGCTGAGCCTACGTGTCCACCTGGACTGTACTCCCGACTGGATTGGAACGGTTTCCCAATAATGGATGGTGATGGAATACTAAACTGCTATTCTGAAG AGGAACTTTTACTGGAGACCACAACAATCCCATTCCCCACAACGCAGCCCCCCGCTCTTGAGACAAGGCCATTTAACAACACCCCTACCTCCGAGTTTGATGTTGCTGGCAAGAAACGTTTCACAG CTCCATATGTAAACTACATACGTAAGGACCCTGGAGCTCCCTGTTCCCTGACCGAGGCTCTGGAATATCTACAAGTGGATGTTTTGGCGAACTTGATGGAGAAAGATCGACAGTCAACCAATCAAAAGCAGCCACCCAAGAACAAACCCCATAATGTCACTGTGGTAGCTATGGAGGGCTGTCACTCCTTTGTCATCCTAGACTGGGCACGGCCACTGAAAGATGACATGGTATCAG GCTACATGGTGCACAGTGCATCCTATGACGACGTCCTCAATAACAAGTGGTCAAAAGGGCTCTCAAACGGAACACACCTTCCAGTGGAAAACCTCAAGCCCAACTCCAG GTATTACTTCAAAGTTCAAGCAAAAAACATCTTTGGCCTGGGGCCTTTCAGTGAAACTTTAACATATGTCACAGAGTCAG ATGACCCCCTTCTCATAGAAAGACCCCCAG GTGGGGAACCTATCTGGATCCCGTTTACATTCAGGTATAACCCCGCCCACAGTTCTTGTAAAGGAAGTCAGTTTGTCAAGCGCACATGGTACAGGAAGTTTGTAGGTGTCGTTCTATGCAACTCCCTGCGTTATAAGATCTTCATGGGAGATGGACTGAAAG AAACATTCTACAGCATCGGTGATACATTTGGCCATGGAGAGGACCACTGCCAATTTGTGGACTCTTATTTAGGGGGGAGGACAGGACCACACAACCACTCTCTCCACCTACCCACAGCTCAAG GTTATTATCGTTCATATAGACAAGAGCCAGTGAATTTTGGGGCCATTGGCAAGCGCACACCACATCCTTTCGTTGGCTGGTATGAGTGTGGAGTCCCGATCCCAGGAAAGTGGTAA